A segment of the Mangrovimonas sp. YM274 genome:
CCGTGGGGAGTGCTTGGGATTGATTGGGCATAACGGTGCAGGCAAAAGTACATTATTAAAGATTTTGAATGGCCTGATCAACCCCGATGATGGAAAAGTTACTATAAAAGGTAGGGTAGGGGCATTGATAGAGTTGGGAGCGGGATTCAATCCTATTTTAAGTGGTCGTGAAAATATTTATAACAATGGCGCCATTTTAGGTTTTAGCAGAAAGGAAATCGATGCCAAACTGGACGAGATCATTGCCTTTGCCGAGTTGGAAGATTTTATTGATATGCCTGTTCAACATTATAGCTCTGGGATGAAGGTCCGCCTAGGCTTTGCCGTGGCAGCCCAAATGGAACCAGATGTATTGTTGGTAGATGAAGTGTTGGCTGTGGGTGATTTAGGATTCATTATGAAGTGTTTTAAAACAATAGATGAACTGCTTCCTAAAACTGCTATAATTTTTGTGTCTCATAGTATGCCTTTGGTCTCTAGGGTTTGTAATAAAATTTTGTTATTGGACCATGGGAAAACTCTCTTTAAGGGAAAGGATACCTCTAAAGGAATTGATATTTATTATTCACAATTCAAAGGGAATGGAACTAGTATCATTTTTTCCAATGGCTTGTTTGAACTTAAGAAAGTTGGTTTAGTAGGAGCGGACTTGAAGGATACCGAGTTGCCAAAAGTGAAGTGGAATACTGAGTTCAAATTATTTTTTAAATTTAAAGTGAATCAAGACATCAATTTTAACCCAATTTTTAGGATTATTATCTTGGATAAGGAATTAAGAGAGGTCGCAGTATTGGAAGAGAATGAAAGTAACGGTGGGTTGAACATCTTGGATGGTGTATCGGAATTTACTGTAAGTCATGAGTATTTGGAATTGTCCAAAGGAATTTATTCAATAGATATTTTAGTTGCCAAAAACAAAACAAGATCCCCATTGCTCAGGCAAAATAA
Coding sequences within it:
- a CDS encoding ABC transporter ATP-binding protein; amino-acid sequence: MEQDNKDILVKVEGLSKKFCKDLKTSLWYGVKDLTAEMLGHPYSAVLRPKEFWAVKGVSFELRRGECLGLIGHNGAGKSTLLKILNGLINPDDGKVTIKGRVGALIELGAGFNPILSGRENIYNNGAILGFSRKEIDAKLDEIIAFAELEDFIDMPVQHYSSGMKVRLGFAVAAQMEPDVLLVDEVLAVGDLGFIMKCFKTIDELLPKTAIIFVSHSMPLVSRVCNKILLLDHGKTLFKGKDTSKGIDIYYSQFKGNGTSIIFSNGLFELKKVGLVGADLKDTELPKVKWNTEFKLFFKFKVNQDINFNPIFRIIILDKELREVAVLEENESNGGLNILDGVSEFTVSHEYLELSKGIYSIDILVAKNKTRSPLLRQNNIMRFQVLHDKETWPPFLLKAKFENLKTNEIQ